One window of the Lemur catta isolate mLemCat1 chromosome 6, mLemCat1.pri, whole genome shotgun sequence genome contains the following:
- the TRABD gene encoding traB domain-containing protein isoform X3 — MEGEEQPPQEADVEPVVTAEGSGPVPRALSGEPHSLSDVDAFNLLLEMKLKRRRERPNLPRTVTQLVAEDGSRVYVVGTAHFSDDSKRDVVKTIREVQPDVVVVELCQYRVSMLKMDESTLLREAKEISLEKLQQAVRQNGLMSGLMQMLLLKVSAHITEQLGMAPGGEFREAFKEASRVPFCKFHLGDRPIPVTFKRAIAALSFWQKVKLAWGLCFLSDPISKDDVERCKQKDLLEQMMAEMIGEFPDLHRTIVSERDVYLTYMLRQAAQRLELPRSSDAEPRKCVPAVVVGVVGMGHVPGIEKNWSTDLNIQEIMTVPPPSVSGRVSRLAVKAAFFGLLGYGLYWMGRRTVSLVLSLPAAQCCLQRAAAAPPHR; from the exons atggagggggaggagcagccaccgcaggag gcTGACGTGGAGCCTGTGGTGACGGCAGAGGGCTCGGGGCCCGTGCCCAGGGCACTCTCTGGAGAACCCCACAGCCTGT CCGATGTGGACGCCTTCAACCTGCTCCTGGAAATGAAGCTGAAGCGGCGGCGTGAGCGGCCCAACCTGCCACGCACCGTGACGCAGCTGGTGGCCGAAGACGGCAGCAGGGTGTATGTGGTGGGCACGGCCCACTTCAGTGACGACAGCAAGAGGGATGTGGTGAAG ACCATCCGGGAGGTGCAGCCCGACGTGGTGGTGGTGGAGCTGTGCCAGTACCGCGTGTCCATGCTGAAGATGGACGAGAGCACGCTGCTGCGCGAGGCCAAGGAGATCAGcctggagaagctgcagcaggcCGTGAGGCAG AATGGGCTCATGTCGGGCCTGATGCAGATGCTGCTGCTGAAGGTGTCGGCGCACATCACCGAGCAGCTGGGCATGGCCCCCGGCGGCGAGTTCAGGGAGGCCTTCAAGGAG gccaGCAGGGTGCCTTTCTGCAAGTTCCACCTGGGCGACCGGCCCATCCCCGTCACCTTCAAGAGAGCCATCGCCGCACTCTCCTTCTGGCAGAAGGTCAAGCTGGCCTGGGGCCTGTGTTTCCTCTCAGACCCGATCAG CAAGGACGACGTGGAGCGCTGCAAGCAGAAGGACCTGCTGGAGCAGATGATGGCCGAGATGATCGGCGAGTTCCCCGACCTGCACCGCACCATCGTCTCCGAGCGGGACGTCTACCTGACCTACATGCTGCGCCAGGCCGCCCAGCGCCTGGAGCTGCCGCGCTCCTCTGACG CTGAGCCCAGGAAGTGCGTCCCCGCCGTGGTCGTGGGCGTCGTGGGCATGGGCCACGTGCCCGGCATCGAGAAGAACTGGAGCACCGACCTCAACATCCAGGAGATCATGAC cgtCCCCCCGCCGTCCGTCTCCGGCAGAGTGTCCCGGCTGGCTGTGAAGGCCGCCTTCTTCGGCCTGCTGGGCTACGGCCTGTACTGGATGGGCCGCCGCACTGTGAGCCTGGTCCTGTCGCTGCCGGCCGCGCAGTGCTGCCTGCAGAGGGCGGCCGCGGCCCCACCGCACCGGTAG
- the TRABD gene encoding traB domain-containing protein isoform X2 produces MSSLRSSAQLGARFAAFSVCPQCWVTTGAPLACSGPRATARHPACPSLRVAPGECPSALRLPAALRLGPARKDPGPRQPVVGQRRPRARPGLQVRGHLSCLFRLPPSVQASLLTRHPAMEGEEQPPQEADVEPVVTAEGSGPVPRALSGEPHSLSDVDAFNLLLEMKLKRRRERPNLPRTVTQLVAEDGSRVYVVGTAHFSDDSKRDVVKTIREVQPDVVVVELCQYRVSMLKMDESTLLREAKEISLEKLQQAVRQNGLMSGLMQMLLLKVSAHITEQLGMAPGGEFREAFKEASRVPFCKFHLGDRPIPVTFKRAIAALSFWQKVKLAWGLCFLSDPISKDDVERCKQKDLLEQMMAEMIGEFPDLHRTIVSERDVYLTYMLRQAAQRLELPRSSDAEPRKCVPAVVVGVVGMGHVPGIEKNWSTDLNIQEIMTVSRLAVKAAFFGLLGYGLYWMGRRTVSLVLSLPAAQCCLQRAAAAPPHR; encoded by the exons ATGTCCTCTCTCAGGAGCTCTGCGCAGCTTGGTGCACGATTCGCTGCTTTCTCTGTTTGCCCACAGTGCTGGGTGACGACTGGGGCCCCCCTGGCCTGCTCTGGCCCCCGTGCCACAGCAAGGCACCCTGCGTGCCCTTCTCTGCGTGTTGCTCCTGGCGAGTGCCCCAGCGCACTGCGGCTGCCAGCTGCTCTCCGCCTGGGCCCTGCCCGAAAGGACCCTGGGCCCCGCCAGCCTGTGGTCGGCCAGAGGCGGCCCCGTGCCAGGCCGGGGCTCCAGGTGAGAGGCCACCTCTCCTGTCTCTTCAGGCTTCCGCCTTCCGTGCAGGCGAGCCTCCTGACTCGCCACCCAGCcatggagggggaggagcagccaccgcaggag gcTGACGTGGAGCCTGTGGTGACGGCAGAGGGCTCGGGGCCCGTGCCCAGGGCACTCTCTGGAGAACCCCACAGCCTGT CCGATGTGGACGCCTTCAACCTGCTCCTGGAAATGAAGCTGAAGCGGCGGCGTGAGCGGCCCAACCTGCCACGCACCGTGACGCAGCTGGTGGCCGAAGACGGCAGCAGGGTGTATGTGGTGGGCACGGCCCACTTCAGTGACGACAGCAAGAGGGATGTGGTGAAG ACCATCCGGGAGGTGCAGCCCGACGTGGTGGTGGTGGAGCTGTGCCAGTACCGCGTGTCCATGCTGAAGATGGACGAGAGCACGCTGCTGCGCGAGGCCAAGGAGATCAGcctggagaagctgcagcaggcCGTGAGGCAG AATGGGCTCATGTCGGGCCTGATGCAGATGCTGCTGCTGAAGGTGTCGGCGCACATCACCGAGCAGCTGGGCATGGCCCCCGGCGGCGAGTTCAGGGAGGCCTTCAAGGAG gccaGCAGGGTGCCTTTCTGCAAGTTCCACCTGGGCGACCGGCCCATCCCCGTCACCTTCAAGAGAGCCATCGCCGCACTCTCCTTCTGGCAGAAGGTCAAGCTGGCCTGGGGCCTGTGTTTCCTCTCAGACCCGATCAG CAAGGACGACGTGGAGCGCTGCAAGCAGAAGGACCTGCTGGAGCAGATGATGGCCGAGATGATCGGCGAGTTCCCCGACCTGCACCGCACCATCGTCTCCGAGCGGGACGTCTACCTGACCTACATGCTGCGCCAGGCCGCCCAGCGCCTGGAGCTGCCGCGCTCCTCTGACG CTGAGCCCAGGAAGTGCGTCCCCGCCGTGGTCGTGGGCGTCGTGGGCATGGGCCACGTGCCCGGCATCGAGAAGAACTGGAGCACCGACCTCAACATCCAGGAGATCATGAC AGTGTCCCGGCTGGCTGTGAAGGCCGCCTTCTTCGGCCTGCTGGGCTACGGCCTGTACTGGATGGGCCGCCGCACTGTGAGCCTGGTCCTGTCGCTGCCGGCCGCGCAGTGCTGCCTGCAGAGGGCGGCCGCGGCCCCACCGCACCGGTAG
- the TRABD gene encoding traB domain-containing protein isoform X1 has product MSSLRSSAQLGARFAAFSVCPQCWVTTGAPLACSGPRATARHPACPSLRVAPGECPSALRLPAALRLGPARKDPGPRQPVVGQRRPRARPGLQVRGHLSCLFRLPPSVQASLLTRHPAMEGEEQPPQEADVEPVVTAEGSGPVPRALSGEPHSLSDVDAFNLLLEMKLKRRRERPNLPRTVTQLVAEDGSRVYVVGTAHFSDDSKRDVVKTIREVQPDVVVVELCQYRVSMLKMDESTLLREAKEISLEKLQQAVRQNGLMSGLMQMLLLKVSAHITEQLGMAPGGEFREAFKEASRVPFCKFHLGDRPIPVTFKRAIAALSFWQKVKLAWGLCFLSDPISKDDVERCKQKDLLEQMMAEMIGEFPDLHRTIVSERDVYLTYMLRQAAQRLELPRSSDAEPRKCVPAVVVGVVGMGHVPGIEKNWSTDLNIQEIMTVPPPSVSGRVSRLAVKAAFFGLLGYGLYWMGRRTVSLVLSLPAAQCCLQRAAAAPPHR; this is encoded by the exons ATGTCCTCTCTCAGGAGCTCTGCGCAGCTTGGTGCACGATTCGCTGCTTTCTCTGTTTGCCCACAGTGCTGGGTGACGACTGGGGCCCCCCTGGCCTGCTCTGGCCCCCGTGCCACAGCAAGGCACCCTGCGTGCCCTTCTCTGCGTGTTGCTCCTGGCGAGTGCCCCAGCGCACTGCGGCTGCCAGCTGCTCTCCGCCTGGGCCCTGCCCGAAAGGACCCTGGGCCCCGCCAGCCTGTGGTCGGCCAGAGGCGGCCCCGTGCCAGGCCGGGGCTCCAGGTGAGAGGCCACCTCTCCTGTCTCTTCAGGCTTCCGCCTTCCGTGCAGGCGAGCCTCCTGACTCGCCACCCAGCcatggagggggaggagcagccaccgcaggag gcTGACGTGGAGCCTGTGGTGACGGCAGAGGGCTCGGGGCCCGTGCCCAGGGCACTCTCTGGAGAACCCCACAGCCTGT CCGATGTGGACGCCTTCAACCTGCTCCTGGAAATGAAGCTGAAGCGGCGGCGTGAGCGGCCCAACCTGCCACGCACCGTGACGCAGCTGGTGGCCGAAGACGGCAGCAGGGTGTATGTGGTGGGCACGGCCCACTTCAGTGACGACAGCAAGAGGGATGTGGTGAAG ACCATCCGGGAGGTGCAGCCCGACGTGGTGGTGGTGGAGCTGTGCCAGTACCGCGTGTCCATGCTGAAGATGGACGAGAGCACGCTGCTGCGCGAGGCCAAGGAGATCAGcctggagaagctgcagcaggcCGTGAGGCAG AATGGGCTCATGTCGGGCCTGATGCAGATGCTGCTGCTGAAGGTGTCGGCGCACATCACCGAGCAGCTGGGCATGGCCCCCGGCGGCGAGTTCAGGGAGGCCTTCAAGGAG gccaGCAGGGTGCCTTTCTGCAAGTTCCACCTGGGCGACCGGCCCATCCCCGTCACCTTCAAGAGAGCCATCGCCGCACTCTCCTTCTGGCAGAAGGTCAAGCTGGCCTGGGGCCTGTGTTTCCTCTCAGACCCGATCAG CAAGGACGACGTGGAGCGCTGCAAGCAGAAGGACCTGCTGGAGCAGATGATGGCCGAGATGATCGGCGAGTTCCCCGACCTGCACCGCACCATCGTCTCCGAGCGGGACGTCTACCTGACCTACATGCTGCGCCAGGCCGCCCAGCGCCTGGAGCTGCCGCGCTCCTCTGACG CTGAGCCCAGGAAGTGCGTCCCCGCCGTGGTCGTGGGCGTCGTGGGCATGGGCCACGTGCCCGGCATCGAGAAGAACTGGAGCACCGACCTCAACATCCAGGAGATCATGAC cgtCCCCCCGCCGTCCGTCTCCGGCAGAGTGTCCCGGCTGGCTGTGAAGGCCGCCTTCTTCGGCCTGCTGGGCTACGGCCTGTACTGGATGGGCCGCCGCACTGTGAGCCTGGTCCTGTCGCTGCCGGCCGCGCAGTGCTGCCTGCAGAGGGCGGCCGCGGCCCCACCGCACCGGTAG
- the TRABD gene encoding traB domain-containing protein isoform X4 encodes MSSLRSSAQLGARFAAFSVCPQCWVTTGAPLACSGPRATARHPACPSLRVAPGECPSALRLPAALRLGPARKDPGPRQPVVGQRRPRARPGLQVRGHLSCLFRLPPSVQASLLTRHPAMEGEEQPPQEADVEPVVTAEGSGPVPRALSGEPHSLSDVDAFNLLLEMKLKRRRERPNLPRTVTQLVAEDGSRVYVVGTAHFSDDSKRDVVKTIREVQPDVVVVELCQYRVSMLKMDESTLLREAKEISLEKLQQAVRQNGLMSGLMQMLLLKVSAHITEQLGMAPGGEFREAFKEASRVPFCKFHLGDRPIPVTFKRAIAALSFWQKVKLAWGLCFLSDPIRTTWSAASRRTCWSR; translated from the exons ATGTCCTCTCTCAGGAGCTCTGCGCAGCTTGGTGCACGATTCGCTGCTTTCTCTGTTTGCCCACAGTGCTGGGTGACGACTGGGGCCCCCCTGGCCTGCTCTGGCCCCCGTGCCACAGCAAGGCACCCTGCGTGCCCTTCTCTGCGTGTTGCTCCTGGCGAGTGCCCCAGCGCACTGCGGCTGCCAGCTGCTCTCCGCCTGGGCCCTGCCCGAAAGGACCCTGGGCCCCGCCAGCCTGTGGTCGGCCAGAGGCGGCCCCGTGCCAGGCCGGGGCTCCAGGTGAGAGGCCACCTCTCCTGTCTCTTCAGGCTTCCGCCTTCCGTGCAGGCGAGCCTCCTGACTCGCCACCCAGCcatggagggggaggagcagccaccgcaggag gcTGACGTGGAGCCTGTGGTGACGGCAGAGGGCTCGGGGCCCGTGCCCAGGGCACTCTCTGGAGAACCCCACAGCCTGT CCGATGTGGACGCCTTCAACCTGCTCCTGGAAATGAAGCTGAAGCGGCGGCGTGAGCGGCCCAACCTGCCACGCACCGTGACGCAGCTGGTGGCCGAAGACGGCAGCAGGGTGTATGTGGTGGGCACGGCCCACTTCAGTGACGACAGCAAGAGGGATGTGGTGAAG ACCATCCGGGAGGTGCAGCCCGACGTGGTGGTGGTGGAGCTGTGCCAGTACCGCGTGTCCATGCTGAAGATGGACGAGAGCACGCTGCTGCGCGAGGCCAAGGAGATCAGcctggagaagctgcagcaggcCGTGAGGCAG AATGGGCTCATGTCGGGCCTGATGCAGATGCTGCTGCTGAAGGTGTCGGCGCACATCACCGAGCAGCTGGGCATGGCCCCCGGCGGCGAGTTCAGGGAGGCCTTCAAGGAG gccaGCAGGGTGCCTTTCTGCAAGTTCCACCTGGGCGACCGGCCCATCCCCGTCACCTTCAAGAGAGCCATCGCCGCACTCTCCTTCTGGCAGAAGGTCAAGCTGGCCTGGGGCCTGTGTTTCCTCTCAGACCCGATCAG GACGACGTGGAGCGCTGCAAGCAGAAGGACCTGCTGGAGCAGATGA
- the PANX2 gene encoding pannexin-2 — protein sequence MYVPALGWEFLASTRLTSELNFLLQEIDNCYHRAAEGRAPKIEKQIQSKGPGITERERREIIENAEKEKSPEQNLFEKYLERRGRSNFLAKLYLARHLLILLLSVVPISYLCTYYATQKQNEFTCALGASPDGPAGGGPAVRVSCKLPSVQLQRIIAGVDIVLLCFMNLIILVNLIHLFIFRKSNFIFDKLHKVGIKTRKQWRRSQFCDINILAMFCNENRDHIKSLNRLDFITNESDLMYDNVVRQLLAALAQSNHDATPTVRDSGIQTVDPSANPAEPDGATEPPVVKRPRKKMKWIPTSNPLPQPFKEPLGIMRVENSKAEKPKPVRRKTATDTLIAPLLDAGARAAHHYKAGAGDAGPAPAPAPDKKHARHFSLDVHPYILGTKKAKPEAVPAALPTSRSQEGGFLSQAEECGLGLATAPTKEAPLPETEISFPAEPTRAGLPSGGPFHVCSPPVVPTAAPLSPAGLGKAEPLTILSRNATHPLLHINTLYEAREEEEGGPRVPQDVGDLIAIPAPQQILIATFDEPRTVVSTVEF from the exons ATGTACGTGCCCGCGCTGGGCTGGGAGTTCCTGGCCTCCACGCGCCTCACCTCCGAGCTCAACTTCCTGCTGCAGGAGATCGACAACTGCTACCACCGCGCGGCCGAGGGCCGGGCCCCCAAGATCGAGAAGCAGATCCAGTCCAAGGGGCCCGGCATCACGGAGCGCGAGAGGCGCGAGATCATCGAGAACGCGGAGAAAGAGAAGAGCCCCGAGCAGAACCTGTTCGAGAAGTACCTGGAGCGCCGCGGCCGCAGCAACTTCCTGGCCAAGCTGTACTTGGCGCGGCACCTGCTCATCCTGCTGCTCAGCGTGGTGCCCATCTCCTACCTGTGCACCTACTATGCCACGCAGAAGCAGAACGAGTTCACGTGCGCGCTGGGTGCGTCCCCcgacgggccggcgggcggggggCCGGCGGTGCGGGTCAGCTGCAAGCTGCCGTCGGTGCAGCTGCAGCGCATCATTGCGGGCGTGGACATCGTGCTGCTCTGCTTCATGAACCTCATCATCCTCGTCAACCTCATCCACCTCTTCATCTTCCGCAAGAGCAACTTCATCTTCGACAAGCTGCACAAGGTGGGCATCAAGACGCGCAAGCAGTGGCGACGCTCACAGTTCTGCGACATCAACATCCTGGCCATGTTCTGCAACGAGAACCGCGACCACATCAAGTCGCTCAACCGGCTGGACTTCATCACCAACGAGAGCGACCTCATGTACGACAACGTGGTGCGGCAGCTGCTGGCGGCGCTGGCCCAGTCCAACCACGACGCCACGCCCACCGTGCGCGACTCCGGCATCCAGACCGTGGACCCCAGCGCCAACCCGGCCGAGCCCGACGGCGCCACCGAGCCGCCCGTGGTGAAGCGGCCGCGCAAGAAGATGAAGTGGATCCCGACCAGCAACCCGCTGCCCCAGCCCTTCAAGGAGCCGCTGGGCATCATGCGCGTGGAGAACAGCAAGGCCGAGAAGCCCAAGCCCGTGCGCAGGAAGACAGCCACGGACACGCTGATCGCCCCGCTGCTGGACGCCGGAGCGCGCGCCGCCCACCACTACAAGGCTGGGGCGGGGGACGCGGGCCCCGCACCCGCCCCGGCCCCCGACAAGAAGCACGCCCGCCACTTCTCCCTGGACGTGCACCCCTACATCCTGGGCACCAAGAAGGCCAAGCCCGAGGCAGTGCCCGCCGCCCTGCCCACCTCGCGGAGCCAGGAAGGGGGCTTCCTGTCCCAGGCAGAGGAGTGCGGGCTGGGCCTGGCCACAGCTCCCACCAAAG AAGCTCCGCTACCTGAGACGGAAATCTCGTTCCCCGCAGAGCCCACGCGGGCCGGGCTTCCCTCTGGGGGGCCGTTCCACGTCTGCTCGCCCCCTGTGGTCCCCACGGCAGCCCCTCTGTCACCAGCAGGCCTGGGCAAGGCCGAGCCCCTCACCATCCTGAGCCGAAACGCCACTCACCCTCTGCTGCACATCAACACGCTGTATGAGGcccgggaggaggaggaagggggtccCCGGGTGCCCCAGGACGTGGGTGACCTCATCGCCATCCCCGCCCCTCAGCAGATCCTCATAGCCACCTTCGACGAGCCGAGGACAGTCGTGAGTACCGTGGAGTTTTGA